DNA sequence from the Carnobacterium funditum DSM 5970 genome:
CTACGGATCAGTCAACGCACTTAAAAGCCTTATCTGAATTAATGGAGTTGCTAGGTGATGAGAACTTTTTGAAAATTGCTTACGATCCGAAAGCTGAGAAACAAGATATTTTAACATTAATACAGGATTTGAAGGAGTGCTAATGATGAAAGTAGGAATTAAGCAACGGATTGAATTACTACAAGGGATTAATGATGAAAATTATAATCAAATGCAAAAAATTGCTGATGTCATTGTTACAACGATTCGCAATGGAGGCAAAGTCTTATCAGCCGGGAATGGTGGTAACGCAGCAAATGCTCAGCATATTACTGGTGATATTGTTGGTCGTTACAAAATCGAGCGTAAAGCTTATGCAGCAATGACTTTAACAGTTGATTCTTCAGTTATGACTGCCATTGGAAATGATTATGGTTACGATGAAGTATTTGCCCGTCAGGTTGAAGGGTTAGGAAAAGAAGAGGATATACTAATTATTTTAAGTTCTAGTGCTCACTCGCCTAACCTAGTGAAAGCTGTTACTAAGGCTAAGGAGTTAGGACTAATAGTGATTGGTTTCTTAGGAAACAATGGTGGGAGCTTAAAGGATAGTTGTGATTACAGTTTGTGTATTGCACCAAAAGATTCAGACTTAGCAGAAGAATACGCTATGACAATGAATCATATGATTTTAGAAGAAGTTGAAAATCAATTAGTTAACGGATAAGTTAGTAAAAAATAGAAAAAGAAAAGAGGAAATAATAATGAAGATTCTAACAGTATGTGGCATGGGCTCAGGTTCAAGTTTAATTTTGAAAATGAACGTTGATAAGATTTTAGGTGATTTTGGGGTAGATGCCGATGTGGAAGTTTGCGATTTAGGATCAGCTAAAGGAACCCAAGCAGATTTAATTATTTCAACAACGGGTTTTAAGAGTCAGCTAGAAGATATTGCCACCGAAAAGATACTTATTACAAATGTCATAAATAAAGAAGAGTTAACGGTTGCCCTTAAAGAATACTTTAATAAGTAAGATTTTGAAGAATAGTGGTAAATAAAAGAAAGACAAAATAGAAGAGGAGTGTTTTAATAATAAATTTTATTTATAGCTTTTTTAATCAACCAGCTATTATTATTGGTTTAATTGCTTTAATTGGTCTTGTGGCTTTAAAAAAACCGTTCTCTAAAATCTTAACGGGTACTCTTAAAACTGTGATTGGCTTTTTAATTCTATCGGAAGGTGGCGGAATTATTGCCTCCGCATTAGACACCTTAGGACCAGCTTTTGAGAATGCTTTTAATATTCAAGGAGTAATTCCTGCCAATGAAGCTGTAATTGGTGTGGCTGAGAATATTCTCGGTAGCGAAATGGCTTTAATCATGGCTTTTGGTTTTGTCTTTAATATCATAATTGCACGTTTTACTAAATTAAAATATATTTTCTTATCCGGCCACCATGTGTTATTCATGTCAGCCCTACTAGCAGCTGTGTTAGGTACGATTGGTTTTAGTGGCTTTGAATTAGTGGCCGTCGGTTCGATTTTCTTAGGAGCGGTCATGGCGATTTCACCAGCTATCGTTCAACCGTTTTACCGTAAAGTAACTGGTAATGATGATATAGCTATGGGTCACTTTAATGCCCTTTCTTATAGTCTATCTGCTTTAGTTAGTGGTGTCACTGGAAATAAAAAAAAGTCAACAGAAGATATTAAAGTCCCTGAGCAATTAAGCTTCTTCCGTGATAATACTATCTCAACAGCAATTGTTATGATGTTAATTTATGTTGTAACCTTTCTGTTTGCAGATGCTAGTGTCATTAATGAAATGTCTGGTGGAGATAATGTTGTAATCTATGCTTTAATGCAAGGACTTAAATTTACAGCGGGCTTCGTGATTGTACTTCAAGGTGTTCGGATGATGTTATCTGAAATTGTACCAGCCTTCAAGGGGATCTCTGATAAAATAGTTCCAAATGCAACGCCAGCATTAGATGTACCAGTTATCTTTCCATTCGCACCAAATGCTGTTCTAATTGGTTTCTTATCTTCAGTTGTTGGAGGTTTTATTGTTTTCTTAATCTTACCATTCACAAACTTGCCAGTAATTATTCCTGGTTTAATCCCTCTATTCTTTGTTGGAGCGGGCGCTGGGGTATTGTCAAATGCTACTGGTGGTTTAAGAGGAACCATAATTGGTGGGATATTTAATGGTGCACTGTTGATATTCTTACCGGCTTTATTGTTACCATTAATGGGTGAATTAGGTTTTGCTAACTCAACTTTCGGAGATACAGATTTTGCTGGTGTCGGTATTTTACTAGGTTACTTAGGCAATTTATTTGGTAAAACTGGTATTTATGTCTTGTTGTTAGTATTAGTAACATATTTATCAGGATCTGCTTACCGCCAAGTTAGTAGCGGAAAATTACAACAAGAACAAGTAAAAGAAGATTAATATGTTTAAAGACTTCATCTCAAACTATCAATCGGAATATATATCGACTTTGGAAAATCTAGAACAAAATTCACTAACAGAATTACTAAGTTTAGTTGAAAATGCTATGATTAAAGGTCAAAATGTCTTTGTTTTAGGTAATGGTGGAAGCTCTGCTTCTGCCTCTCACTGGGTTTGTGATTTTAACAAAGGAGTGGGTTTAGAAAAGAGAGAGCTTAAGGCTCGATTCATCTCTTTGACAGACAATGTACCAGTAATGACAGCATATGGTAATGATATCTCTTATAGCAAAGTTTTTGTGGAACAATTAAAGAACTTGATCAGAAAAGATGACTTAGTCATTTCTTTATCAGTTTCAGGTAATTCAGAAAATTTAGTTTTAGCTCAAAATTATGCTAAAGATCAAGGGAATAAAACAGTTTGTATTACTAATAACCAAGGAAATTTATTAAGGGAGAGTGCTGATTTGATGATTTCAGTTCCTTCAGAAAATTATGGCATTGTTGAAGATGTTCATATGTATATTTGTCATGTACTATCTCAATATATCGCTCAAAAATAGTGAAATATTCTAATTTTAAAAAAAGATTGCAAAATAATTTTGATTGTATGTAATCAAAGATTAAAAAAGTATAAAACAAGAAGGAGAAAATATGTTTGATAAAATTGATGGTTTAGCAGTTAACACAATTCGCACTTTGAGTATTGAAGGTGTACAAAAAGCTAATTCTGGACATCCTGGTTTGCCAATGGGTGCTGCTCCTATGGCATACGTATTATGGACAAAACAAATGAAAGTAAATCCTAAGCATTCTCAGTGGTTTAATAGAGATCGTTTCGTCTTATCTGCGGGTCATGGTTCAATGCTTCTTTATAGTTTACTGCATTTATCGGGCTATGATGTATCTATAGAAGATATAAAACAATTCCGTCAATGGAATAGCAAGACACCAGGCCATCCAGAAGTCCATCATACGGATGGTGTTGAAGCAACCACTGGTCCCCTCGGTCAAGGTATTGCTAATAGTGTTGGATTAGCAATGGCAGAAGCACATTTATCCGCAACATACAATAAACCAAACTATAAAGTTGTTGATCATTATACTTACGTTCTTTGTGGAGACGGAGACTTGATGGAAGGCGTTTCTTCTGAAGCAGCTAGTTTAGCAGGTCACTTAAAGCTTGGTAAGTTAGTTGTTTTATATGATTCAAATGATACTTCATTAGATGGTCCTATCTCTAAATCCTTTACAGAGAATGTAGGGAAACGTTTTGAAGCTTATGGTTGGGAACATATTTTAGTTAAAGATGGTAATAATTTAAATGAAATCAATCAAGCAATTGAAAAAGCAAAACAAAATACTGAACAACCAACATTAATTGAAGTGAAAACGGTTATTGGCTTTGGTTCTCCAAATGCAGGGACACATAAAGTTCATGGTTCACCTCTTGGTTTAGAAGGAATCGAAGCTGCTAAAAAAGTTTATGGTTGGGAAGATAAAGACTTTTTTGTTCCCAATGAGGTTGCTGATCGGTTCCACCAAACAATTGGAAAAACAGGCGAGAATGCAGAAAAAGAATGGAAAGAAATGTTAGAAGATTACCGTAAAGAATACGTAGATTTAGCAAGCAAATTTGAAAGAGCTCTGTCTGGGGAACTACCAGTTAATTTGTACAGTGAATTACCAATTTTTGATATAATGGATAAAGCGGCTGCTTCCCGTAAAACAAGCAGTCAAATATTGAATTTAATTGCCAAGAAAGTTCCTAATTTGTGGGGTGGATCAGCTGACTTGTCATCTTCCAATAATACGATAATCGATGGGGAAAAAGACTTTCAAGCTGGTCAATATGAAGGGCGAAACATTTGGTATGGTGTACGCGAATTTGCAATGACAGCAGCAGCAAATGGAATTGCTTTGCATGGAGGATTAAGAACTTATGTGGGGACGTATTTTGTTTTTACAGACTACTTAAGGGCTGCTATACGTCTTGCAGCTATTTCTCATTTGCCTGTAACTTACATCTTTACGCATGATTCAATTGCAGTAGGAGAAGATGGTCCAACTCACGAACCGGTTGAACAGTTATCTAGTTTGCGTGGAATGCCCAATTTATCTGTTATCCGCCCAGCTGATGCGAATGAAGTTGTAGCTGCTTGGGAACTAGCACTAAATTCTAGTGATCACCCAACTGTTCTCGTTTTGACACGTCAAGACTTACCAATTTTACCGAACACGAAAGAAATGGCACGTTCGTTTGTTCAAAAAGGAGCTTATGTATTATCTTCTCAAGAAGGTGAGAGACCCGAGGGGATTTTAATCGCCAGCGGTTCAGAAGTTCAATTGGCTCTAAAAGCCCAAAAAGAACTTAAAGAACAAGGGACGGACGTTTCTGTCGTTTCTATGCCAAGTTTTGATTTATTTGAGAAGCAAGATGATGAATATAAAGAAAGTGTACTACCTTCTGATGTACGTGCAAGATTGTCGATTGAAATGGGAGCAACATTCGGATGGAAACAATATGTCGGTTTAGACGGTTTTGCTTATGGAATTGACCAGTTCGGAGCAAGCGCGCCTGGAGATAAAATAATTAAAGAATATGGATTCACTGTAAAACCTATAGTAAAAGCTTTTAACAAACTTTTATAATAGAAGATAGTATTAATGAGAATATAAAAACTATCGTTTCGAGTATCTTTAACCTGTTTGAAATGAATACCAATAAAAATAAGAATTAATTTTTTTAAGAGAGATTAAAAAATGAAAAGACCCCAAAAAGTAGGTGCATTCCTAACTTTTTGGGGTCTTTTCATAAATATATATTTGAAGGTTCTAGTTATCCCCTCTTATAATTTTTTTTTACAGACGGTTATTTTAAGTGTACCCATAGCAGACAGTAGTAGGCTTGCAGAGTATTGGAATGGTAACAGAAAGAAATAAAGAACCTTGAATTCACAAAGCTCTTGATACATGATTTTGTGTCAATTCATATATGAATTATAAAAGTGCCCCCCCTTTTAAAATGATATCCGATTTTATGTTTTTCATTAATTTAAGGCTGCATAACAGTGTTTTCTTTATCTTTAGGATATCCAATTAGTAATTTTTTTATAAGTTAGCAAAAAATAAAGCAGTAGGAGTAAACGGATTGTACTGTTCTAAGATACTTTCTTTATTCCATAACCATAAAGACTAGTAAGACTTGTTTTAGTAACCGTAGATTAATTAACCATTGGATCTCCAGAAAGATCAAAAATCAACTATTACCCATTTACTGTTAGTGCTATCCTTTCCATCTACTACAGTAGCCATCATAACTTTTCCAGGAACAACTTGATATGTGAAGATTTTTGCTAAATCAGGTTGAACCAATAATTTTTCTACTGTAATATCTTCATCTATAGAAATTAACTAGTGAAGCAATGTCCTATAGATATTTATACAAAAAAATAGCTAGTGGAGTGGAAGAAAAAAAGGGAATTAGACTAATTGATAGTATGAAATAGATTGTTTTTTATCCTTGGAAAAGAGACGGTAGTCACCCTTTTTTTGTCGTCTGAAGTTTAAAATAACAACAATTTCAACCTAAAAAGAGCGAAAACAATAGCTGTTGTTATTATTAGACTTTTATTTTTTTTGACCCTATACTGAAGGTAGAATAGAAAAGGAGGTGAGAGTATGAAAACATTAGATAGTGTTGCTTTGGGTCTGTTAATTGTGGGTGGTTTGAACTGGTTGCTAGTTGGTTTCTTCGAATTTGATTTGGACGCTACGATATTTGGTGGAGAAACATTCCTCTTATCTAAAATCGGCTATATTGTTGTTAGTCTTTGTGCCCTTTATTCAGTAAAGTTCTTTCCCCTAATTACTTTTCAAACAACCTCTCAGTATAGAAAAACATAAACTTCAGACTAATAAAAAAATGACTTTTCATTCTTTTTGCTGTTTGTTTTTCATCGCGGGTACAATTAAAAAAGCGATACTATCGAAATGTACTACATTCCCAAAAAAATAGAGGTTCATTTAAGTAGCGAATGTTTAATACTAAGGAATAAAAATACCTTTGAAAAGAGGCTTATTATGGAGACATCAGTGTTAAAGGTTTTAAATATAACAAAACAGATTAAGAAAAATCAAATTATAAAAGATGTCAGTTTTGATATTAAAAAGGGAGAAATATTGGGTTTTTTAGGACCTAATGGATCTGGAAAAACAACAACTTTAAGAATGATTGTAGGCTTATCAAAGCCTACTTCAGGAGATATAAAAATCTGTGGGTATTCTATTGAAAAAGACTACGTAAAAGCGATGTCTAATGTAGGTTGTATGATAGAAGGCCCCGATCTTTATGATTATATGAGTGGATATAGAAATCTTGAAATATTAGGTAGCATGTCAAAAGGTGTCACTAAGAAGGATATAGATGAAGCTGTAGAATTAGTCGGTATGGGAAATCGGATTAACGATAAAATTAATATTTATTCCATGGGAATGAAACAAAGAATTGGTTTAGCGCAAGCTTTGATTCACAAACCTAAATTATTAGTTTTAGATGAACCGACAAACGGACTTGATCCTCAAGGCATACAT
Encoded proteins:
- a CDS encoding D-sedoheptulose-7-phosphate isomerase, with amino-acid sequence MKVGIKQRIELLQGINDENYNQMQKIADVIVTTIRNGGKVLSAGNGGNAANAQHITGDIVGRYKIERKAYAAMTLTVDSSVMTAIGNDYGYDEVFARQVEGLGKEEDILIILSSSAHSPNLVKAVTKAKELGLIVIGFLGNNGGSLKDSCDYSLCIAPKDSDLAEEYAMTMNHMILEEVENQLVNG
- a CDS encoding PTS sugar transporter subunit IIB, with the protein product MKILTVCGMGSGSSLILKMNVDKILGDFGVDADVEVCDLGSAKGTQADLIISTTGFKSQLEDIATEKILITNVINKEELTVALKEYFNK
- a CDS encoding PTS ascorbate transporter subunit IIC, whose translation is MYSFFNQPAIIIGLIALIGLVALKKPFSKILTGTLKTVIGFLILSEGGGIIASALDTLGPAFENAFNIQGVIPANEAVIGVAENILGSEMALIMAFGFVFNIIIARFTKLKYIFLSGHHVLFMSALLAAVLGTIGFSGFELVAVGSIFLGAVMAISPAIVQPFYRKVTGNDDIAMGHFNALSYSLSALVSGVTGNKKKSTEDIKVPEQLSFFRDNTISTAIVMMLIYVVTFLFADASVINEMSGGDNVVIYALMQGLKFTAGFVIVLQGVRMMLSEIVPAFKGISDKIVPNATPALDVPVIFPFAPNAVLIGFLSSVVGGFIVFLILPFTNLPVIIPGLIPLFFVGAGAGVLSNATGGLRGTIIGGIFNGALLIFLPALLLPLMGELGFANSTFGDTDFAGVGILLGYLGNLFGKTGIYVLLLVLVTYLSGSAYRQVSSGKLQQEQVKED
- a CDS encoding SIS domain-containing protein yields the protein MFKDFISNYQSEYISTLENLEQNSLTELLSLVENAMIKGQNVFVLGNGGSSASASHWVCDFNKGVGLEKRELKARFISLTDNVPVMTAYGNDISYSKVFVEQLKNLIRKDDLVISLSVSGNSENLVLAQNYAKDQGNKTVCITNNQGNLLRESADLMISVPSENYGIVEDVHMYICHVLSQYIAQK
- the tkt gene encoding transketolase, with amino-acid sequence MFDKIDGLAVNTIRTLSIEGVQKANSGHPGLPMGAAPMAYVLWTKQMKVNPKHSQWFNRDRFVLSAGHGSMLLYSLLHLSGYDVSIEDIKQFRQWNSKTPGHPEVHHTDGVEATTGPLGQGIANSVGLAMAEAHLSATYNKPNYKVVDHYTYVLCGDGDLMEGVSSEAASLAGHLKLGKLVVLYDSNDTSLDGPISKSFTENVGKRFEAYGWEHILVKDGNNLNEINQAIEKAKQNTEQPTLIEVKTVIGFGSPNAGTHKVHGSPLGLEGIEAAKKVYGWEDKDFFVPNEVADRFHQTIGKTGENAEKEWKEMLEDYRKEYVDLASKFERALSGELPVNLYSELPIFDIMDKAAASRKTSSQILNLIAKKVPNLWGGSADLSSSNNTIIDGEKDFQAGQYEGRNIWYGVREFAMTAAANGIALHGGLRTYVGTYFVFTDYLRAAIRLAAISHLPVTYIFTHDSIAVGEDGPTHEPVEQLSSLRGMPNLSVIRPADANEVVAAWELALNSSDHPTVLVLTRQDLPILPNTKEMARSFVQKGAYVLSSQEGERPEGILIASGSEVQLALKAQKELKEQGTDVSVVSMPSFDLFEKQDDEYKESVLPSDVRARLSIEMGATFGWKQYVGLDGFAYGIDQFGASAPGDKIIKEYGFTVKPIVKAFNKLL
- a CDS encoding DUF378 domain-containing protein; this translates as MKTLDSVALGLLIVGGLNWLLVGFFEFDLDATIFGGETFLLSKIGYIVVSLCALYSVKFFPLITFQTTSQYRKT
- a CDS encoding ABC transporter ATP-binding protein, with protein sequence METSVLKVLNITKQIKKNQIIKDVSFDIKKGEILGFLGPNGSGKTTTLRMIVGLSKPTSGDIKICGYSIEKDYVKAMSNVGCMIEGPDLYDYMSGYRNLEILGSMSKGVTKKDIDEAVELVGMGNRINDKINIYSMGMKQRIGLAQALIHKPKLLVLDEPTNGLDPQGIHEFREIIKELAREKGISVLISSHLISEVQLMCDRVSIINNGSIIKNASIDEILSTGEVVWTVDNPKKAQAVLKNNFNVASSIDAKKLIALVSVEMLSEINKTLFNSGIEIKYVENKKRTLEDLFLTLTDKHKIG